Proteins found in one Perca fluviatilis chromosome 9, GENO_Pfluv_1.0, whole genome shotgun sequence genomic segment:
- the LOC120565910 gene encoding protein shisa-5-like — translation MAIFGIPVCAAPPAGLSLRSAMRNRYAIEGSLCRDIVISCFCGWCNWCQMHRELRNRENTPIVVNVHHQNVINVNVQQPAPMMMAPEYPAPTMMAPEYPAPMMMGPEYPAPMMMAPEYPAPTMMAPEYPAPMMMGPEYPAQMMKPPEYKLVETKD, via the exons ATGGCTATCTTTGGGATACCTGTGTGTGCGGCGCCTCCTGCAGGCCTCTCCTTAAGGTCTGCCATGCGAAACAGATATGCTATCGAG GGTTCTCTCTGTAGGGACATCGTAATTTCCTGTTTCTGCGGGTGGTGCAACTGGTGTCAGATGCATCGTGAGTTAAGAAATCGTGAAAACACTCCCATTGTTGTCAATGTGCACCATCAAAATGTTATAAACGTGAATGTGCAGCAGCCTGCTCCAATGATGATGGCTCCTGAATACCCTGCTCCAACAATGATGGCTCCTGAATACCCTGCTCCAATGATGATGGGTCCTGAATACCCTGCTCCAATGATGATGGCTCCTGAATACCCTGCTCCAACGATGATGGCTCCTGAATACCCTGCTCCAATGATGATGGGTCCTGAATACCCTGCTCAAATGATGAAGCCTCCTGAATACAAATTAGTGGAAACCAAAGATTGA